From one Solanum stenotomum isolate F172 chromosome 12, ASM1918654v1, whole genome shotgun sequence genomic stretch:
- the LOC125846296 gene encoding uncharacterized protein LOC125846296 has protein sequence MEEFNSNRNKGKTEKDGDFEEEDVWGYVHERDSSRVIPPRGKSNKCMLHKSSSPVEIPEWSKNSNKQKSRRVRTEDGSSFSSVTYSGNVEEEEEDDDYGDGIVPPHEYIARRVARNQIASFSMMEGVGRTLKGRDLSKLRNAILTKTGFLE, from the coding sequence ATGGAAGAGTTTAATAGCAACAGAAACAAAGGAAAAACAGAGAAAGATGGAgactttgaagaagaagatgtatGGGGTTATGTGCATGAAAGAGATTCATCAAGAGTGATTCCTCCAAGAGGAAAAAGTAATAAGTGTATGTTACATAAATCATCAAGTCCTGTTGAGATTCCAGAATGGTCCAAGAATAGCAATAAACAGAAATCAAGAAGAGTTAGAACAGAGGATGGTTCTTCTTTCTCATCAGTTACTTATTCTGGAAAtgtcgaagaagaagaagaagatgatgattaTGGTGATGGAATAGTGCCACCACATGAATATATAGCAAGAAGAGTAGCAAGAAATCAAATAGCTTCATTTTCAATGATGGAAGGAGTTGGAAGAACTCTTAAGGGAAGGGACCTTAGCAAATTAAGGAATGCCATTTTAACTAAGACAGGTTTCTTGGAATAG
- the LOC125846300 gene encoding autophagy-related protein 8C-like, which translates to MAKSSFKLEHPLERRQSESSRIREKYPDRIPVIVEKAEKSDVPDIDKKKYLVPADLTVGQFVYVVRKRIKLGASKAIFVFVKNTLPPTASLMSAIYEENKDEDGFLYMTYSGENTFGFVELGN; encoded by the exons ATGGCCAAAAGTTCTTTCAAGCTTGAACACCCTTTGG AGAGGAGGCAGTCAGAATCTTCTCGCATTCGAGAGAAGTATCCTGATCGAATTCCG GTGATTGTTGAGAAGGCAGAGAAGAGTGATGTCCCTGACATCGATAAGAAGAA ATACCTTGTCCCAGCTGATTTGACTGTTGGCCAGTTTGTTTATGTGGTACGAAAGAGGATCAAGCTCGGTGCTTCAAAGGCCATCTTTGTCTTTGTCAAGAACACTTTGCCTCCGACAG CTTCTCTGATGTCTGCAATTTATGAGGAAAATAAGGATGAAGATGGATTTCTCTACATGACATACAGTGGAGAAAACACATTTGGGTTCGTTGAGCTTGGAAATTAA
- the LOC125848418 gene encoding uncharacterized protein LOC125848418, translated as MSRPAATSPATTIKPEDYTHSPVHYAIVLGDHSTLSRLVASLPRLADPTRIQTEADSLAQERSAEKIAAVLDRRDNPKRETPLHLAVRLNDVYAARTLAVAGADISLQNAAGWNALQEAIMRRCSDVVSILVQHHHLGAWYKWRRRLPRLVAVLRRMRDFYMEISFHFESSIVPFVGKIAPSDTYKIWKRDGNLRADTSLAGYDGLKVLRANQSFLFLGDGDRNSDIPAGSLLVLNHDDRKMYDAFENAGSPLSDSDVASFCNQTSVYRPGMDVTKSTLVGRTNWRGQDKTENVGEWKARVYDVNNVVFSFRSRKISAAESEQILPLDLELEEDSEDGFLVAENPRFSVSTAAASVGDSNKQRRHSSFTREERDFVTVSRKSVDIIPEPRRRAAAIPVAPPPNTKEKEYVKSLKPSVWLTEQFPLKTEELLPLLDILANKVKAVRRMRELLTTKFPPGTFPVKLAIPVVPTVRVVITFTKFVELQPIEQFYTPFSSPRHLLHGGDAEDESSGNNYYSLPSSSSSSWLSRSNSRSCSSSKLPQQSCNGAQQADPFVIPGGYSWSSFDVKNRKMKKSKSTRKTK; from the exons ATGTCCAGACCGGCGGCAACTTCACCGGCGACCACGATTAAACCGGAAGACTACACTCATAGCCCTGTACACTACGCCATCGTTTTAGGAGATCATTCTACTCTAAGCAGACTCGTTGCTTCTCTTCCTCGACTCGCCGATCCAACTCGGATACAGACCGAGGCCGATTCGCTTGCTCAGGAACGAAGCGCTGAAAAAATCGCCGCCGTACTTGACCGCCGTGACAATCCGAAACGTGAAACTCCACTACACCTCGCCGTACGTTTGAATGACGTTTATGCTGCTCGGACACTTGCCGTTGCCGGTGCTGACATTTCGCTACAGAATGCTGCTGGTTGGAATGCTTTACAGGAAGCTATTATGCGGAGATGCTCCGATGTCGTTTCAATTTTGGTACAGCATCATCATTTAGGTGCTTGGTACAAGTGGCGCCGCCGTCTACCTCGCCTTGTTGCTGTTCTCCGCAGAATGCGTGACTTCTACATGGAAATTTCTTTCCATTTCGAAAGTTCTATTGTTCCCTTCGTTGGAAAAATTGCGCCTTCTGATACGTATAAGATCTGGAAACGCGATGGTAATCTTCGAGCAGATACATCTTTAGCCGGTTATGACGGCTTGAAAGTTCTGCGAGCTAATCAGAGTTTTCTCTTTCTCGGTGATGGTGACCGGAATTCTGATATTCCGGCTGGTTCGTTGCTAGTTTTGAACCACGATGACCGTAAAATGTATGATGCCTTCGAGAACGCTGGTTCTCCTTTGAGCGATTCCGACGTTGCGAGTTTCTGTAATCAAACAAGTGTGTATCGTCCTGGAATGGACGTGACGAAATCAACACTAGTTGGCCGTACAAATTGGAGAGGGCAAGACAAAACAGAGAACGTTGGAGAATGGAAAGCCAGGGTTTATGATGTGAATAATGTTGTTTTCAGCTTCCGATCGCGGAAAATTTCCGCAGCTGAAAGCGAACAAATTCTGCCATTAGACTTAGAACTAGAAGAGGATTCCGAAGACGGTTTCCTCGTCGCAGAGAATCCACGGTTTAGCGTCTCAACCGCCGCTGCCTCCGTCGGAGATAGTAACAAACAAAGACGTCACAGCAGTTTCACTCGAGAGGAAAGGGATTTCGTTACCGTTTCTCGGAAAAGCGTCGACATTATTCCGGAACCACGGCGGAGAGCGGCGGCGATACCGGTTGCACCGCCGCCAAATACGAAGGAGAAGGAATATGTGAAGAGCCTAAAACCGTCAGTTTGGTTAACAGAGCAATTCCCGTTGAAGACGGAAGAGTTGCTGCCGTTACTTGACATATTAGCGAACAAAGTGAAAGCCGTTAGACGAATGAGAGAGCTGTTAACCACCAAGTTCCCTCCGGGGACATTTCCAGTCAAG TTGGCAATACCAGTGGTCCCTACAGTGAGGGTAGTAATCACATTCACAAAGTTTGTTGAGTTACAACCAATTGAACAGTTCTACACTCCATTTTCAAGTCCAAGGCACCTCCTTCATGGTGGTGATGCTGAGGATGAAAGTTCAGGAAACAATTATTATTCCCTTCCTTCATCATCGTCTTCGTCGTGGCTGTCGAGGAGCAATAGCCGATCGTGTTCGAGTAGCAAGCTGCCACAGCAGAGCTGCAATGGAGCACAACAGGCAGATCCATTTGTAATACCTGGTGGTTATAGTTGGAGTAGTTTTGATGTGAAAAAtaggaaaatgaagaaatcCAAGTCTACTAGGAAAACTAAGTGA